A single genomic interval of Corylus avellana chromosome ca10, CavTom2PMs-1.0 harbors:
- the LOC132164163 gene encoding multiple C2 domain and transmembrane region protein 5 gives MQKPPQPQDFALKETSPKIGAGSITGDKLSCAYDLVEQMQYLYVRVVKAKELPGKDVTGSCDPYVEVKLGNYKGVTKHFEKKSNPEWNQVFAFSKERIQASVLEVVVKDKDVVLDDLIGRVMFDIIDIPKRFPPDSPLAPQWYRLEDRRADKAKGELMLAVWMGTQADEAFPDAWHSDAATVGPDGVANIRSKVYLSPKLWYVRVNVIEAQDLVPNDKTRYPEVYVKVILGNQALRTRTSQSKSINPMWNEDLLFVVAEPFEEPLILTVEDRVGSNKDETLGKCMIPLQNVQRRLDHKPVNTRWFNLEKHVVVEGELKKETKFASRIHLRISLDGGYHVLDESTHYSSDLRPTAKQLWKSNIGILELGVISAHGLMPMKTKDGRGTTDAYCVAKYGQKWVRTRTIVDSFLPKWNEQYIWEVYDPCTVITIGVFDNGHIHGGDKAGGGKDSKIGKVRIRLSTLETDRVYTHAYPLLVLQSSGVKKTGEIQLAVRFTCSSLINMLHLYSHPLLPKMHYIHPLSVIQLDSLRHQAMQIVSMRLSRAEPPLRKEVVSYMLDVDSHMWSMRRSKANFFRIMGVLSGLIAVGKWFDSICNWKNPLTTILIHILFIILVLYPELILPTIFLYLFLIGIWNYRWRSRHPPHMDTRLSHADAAHPDELDEEFDTFPTSKSSDMVRMRYDRLRSIGGRVQTVVGDMATQGERFQSLLSWRDPRATTLFVTFCFIAALVLYVTPFQVVALLIGIYVLRHPRFRHKLPSVPLNFFRRLPARSDSML, from the coding sequence ATGCAGAAGCCTCCGCAACCTCAAGACTTTGCTCTTAAGGAGACCTCACCCAAGATTGGCGCAGGTTCAATCACGGGTGATAAGCTCTCTTGCGCCTATGACCTTGTTGAGCAAATGCAGTACCTTTATGTCCGTGTTGTCAAAGCGAAGGAATTACCTGGAAAGGATGTTACTGGTAGTTGTGATCCCTATGTTGAAGTGAAACTTGGAAATTACAAGGGAGTtacaaaacattttgagaagaagtCCAACCCTGAATGGAATCAGGTTTTTGCCTTCTCGAAAGAACGAATTCAAGCTTCGGTTTTGGAAGTGGTGGTGAAAGATAAGGATGTTGTGCTAGATGATTTAATAGGCAGGGTTATGTTTGATATCATTGACATCCCAAAACGTTTTCCACCGGATAGTCCATTGGCGCCACAGTGGTATAGACTGGAGGACCGGAGGGCGGATAAGGCTAAGGGAGAGCTGATGCTTGCTGTTTGGATGGGAACTCAAGCGGATGAGGCATTTCCTGATGCATGGCATTCAGATGCTGCAACTGTTGGCCCTGATGGTGTTGCAAACATTAGATCAAAGGTGTATCTTTCCCCGAAGCTTTGGTATGTGAGGGTCAATGTGATTGAAGCTCAGGACTTGGTACCTAACGATAAAACTAGGTACCCAGAAGTTTATGTGAAGGTTATACTTGGAAACCAGGCATTGAGGACTAGGACATCACAAAGTAAGAGTATCAATCCCATGTGGAATGAGGACTTGTTGTTTGTTGTTGCGGAACCGTTTGAGGAACCCTTGATTCTGACTGTGGAAGATAGGGTGGGATCAAACAAGGATGAGACCTTGGGGAAGTGTATGATTCCTTTACAGAATGTACAGAGGAGGTTAGACCATAAGCCTGTAAACACTAGGTGGTTTAATCTTGAGAAGCATGTGGTTGTAGAAGGGGAGCTGAAAAAGGAGACTAAATTTGCCAGTAGGATTCATTTGAGGATCTCCTTGGATGGTGGGTACCATGTTTTGGATGAATCTACACACTACAGTAGTGATCTTAGGCCAACAGCAAAGCAATTGTGGAAGTCCAACATTGGAATTTTGGAACTGGGGGTTATTAGCGCTCATGGGTTGATGCCAATGAAGACAAAAGATGGTCGAGGAACCACAGATGCTTATTGTGTAGCTAAATATGGGCAGAAATGGGTCCGAACAAGGACAATTGTGGATAGCTTTTTGCCAAAGTGGAATGAACAATACATTTGGGAGGTTTACGACCCATGTACTGTCATTACAATTGGAGTTTTTGATAATGGTCATATACATGGGGGAGATAAAGCTGGAGGGGGGAAAGATTCAAAAATTGGGAAGGTAAGGATTCGGCTATCAACCCTTGAAACCGATAGAGTTTACACGCATGCATATCCCCTTCTGGTCCTACAATCTTCAGGGGTGAAGAAAACGGGTGAAATTCAGTTGGCAGTGAGATTCACGTGTTCATCTTTGATTAACATGTTGCATCTGTATTCACACCCATTGTTGCCAAAAATGCACTACATTCATCCCCTGTCTGTAATTCAGCTTGATAGCTTGAGGCACCAGGCTATGCAAATTGTCTCCATGAGGCTGAGCCGTGCAGAACCGCCTTTGAGGAAAGAGGTGGTGTCATATATGCTGGATGTGGATTCACATATGTGGAGTATGAGGAGGAGCAAAGCAAACTTTTTCAGAATCATGGGAGTTCTAAGTGGGTTGATTGCAGTTGGAAAATGGTTTGATTCTATCTGCAATTGGAAGAATCCTCTCACAACCATTTTGATTCACATCCTTTTCATTATATTGGTCCTTTATCCTGAGCTTATACTTCCAACTATCTTTCTGTACCTTTTCTTGATTGGAATTTGGAACTACCGATGGCGATCACGACACCCTCCTCACATGGACACCCGGCTGTCCCATGCTGATGCTGCTCATCCTGATGAACTAGATGAAGAGTTTGATACATTCCCTACTTCCAAGTCGTCTGATATGGTTAGGATGAGATACGATCGACTGAGAAGTATTGGAGGGAGGGTTCAGACTGTGGTTGGTGACATGGCTACTCAAGGGGAAAGGTTTCAGTCTCTTCTGAGCTGGAGAGACCCAAGAGCAACCACTCTGTTCGTTACCTTCTGTTTCATTGCTGCCCTTGTCCTCTATGTTACTCCTTTCCAAGTTGTGGCCCTTCTCATAGGAATTTATGTGTTAAGGCACCCCAGGTTCCGCCACAAACTTCCCTCAGTTCCACTCAACTTCTTTAGAAGGTTGCCTGCAAGATCAGACAGCATGTTGTAA